Proteins encoded in a region of the Frondihabitans sp. 762G35 genome:
- a CDS encoding transposase → MAKPYPREFRDDVVAVALKGLAPLAQIAKDFGISAGSLTNWSKKADIEDDHRSGLTDVDRAELREAKKRIRLLEQENGVLRWAAPYLSQANLPGN, encoded by the coding sequence GTGGCAAAGCCCTATCCGAGAGAGTTCCGTGACGACGTCGTCGCAGTGGCCCTTAAAGGCCTGGCCCCGTTGGCCCAGATCGCGAAGGACTTCGGGATCTCCGCGGGCTCGCTGACGAACTGGTCGAAGAAGGCCGATATTGAGGACGACCATCGGTCCGGCCTGACCGACGTGGATCGTGCCGAGCTTCGAGAGGCGAAGAAGCGGATTCGGTTGCTCGAGCAGGAGAACGGGGTGTTGCGGTGGGCGGCGCCGTATTTATCGCAGGCGAACCTGCCGGGAAACTAG
- a CDS encoding RHS repeat-associated core domain-containing protein, producing the protein MRALALGLGLALLAAFLIAVPAPAHAAGAATGTGGLYVPATQRIAQSTNGSGGLPNSRLTSNHWYQIPIEGAGSLPTDGISAVQITFTISGQTSAGFIHADQGSATSPNTSTPYMTYDSSNSIANAAVLPVGANGNIQVQVTSAADLVINVQGYYTDGDPAAGGFVATSATSVFNSGNTSYTTGQSTTFQVGGTSQVPSDASAVVLSVIESNQGTDPGYLYAYPAGGVRSTGLNWPAGKNIEWTTVVTLPANGQITLSMGSSSGVRLSAAVQGYFVKNNGPAVAGAFTPGTARVYNSQSPSQPIAAGATRTIQVAGTNGVPAAGTGITDAAVNLSVISGTSAQGHAPLFASDSTAGTDAIQYYASTTTTAFSTVKLGSDGAVKITNVSNGTINVILDVEGWYSLLDNGPTKTNQTGSRPSQTALTFGVSDQVTAKVDVGTGNLMVSTGGLTLPAIGSKTSIGQTYNSLGWQTGYPYDLSANNWTMGLASLGSLSQNGAGIVYTAADGSTWQFTPALVNGVMTYQSPQGLQATLTADAGSYSMNFWSSNSTITFSRNGEGGSIVDRNKNKVSVTYANDQPTAVVSSAGSAGAKTATVAYDQGSLTTTVSQTSGSSNRQVTWSKDSANNLTTFVDAAGATTTFAYTGHDLTSITGPTGAVTSFTYDGATHRVAQVDQQNTTAGSPGTSTTRLSYTSDTQTLVAGPNTDTAATVGSVPHTTYTIDSNDLVTKTVDPVGRTRSKTYTNSVNGFAPTTSTEGSGSGSTTSTNTYGANAGQSLSKAQTPGGSSSSATYGSAAANTQYSVTGSTDDAGNKSTLGYDGLGNSSSNAAPDGSTASIVRNTPKVGGGTPNGDGSNDGQVYSATAPMQAGTQNKTSYHYDANRQLDTITPVTVTTANGSAGLGANHFTYDPFGRVASQSDGNGVTTSYTYDNDDRLLTTSFSDGTGTVTDTYDVAGRKLTEASATGTVTNTYDQLGRLLTTRNSAGGDTETYTYDKASNQVSSSDSFGTYTNTYDDSNVLEVTKYPKAGSYSYVNYATDSHGRRIDEWLGGTATYTDTNVDTTGTNPDPATVPATWSVRYQTIYDQSTGRVKEIKSWTSADPTHPTFDTIYCHADSTVTGNTDPTNCSTNPLYDREKIQSAFDVLGQQTTVYSYDTSGRIVRVKQTGGNAGNTDWQYSYDKNGNRTATTTNGTQNQTLTYNEANQLTVAGFTYDANGNLLAGKTADGTGTATYTYNGANQMTSATINGTKTTYTYAGSAQNALLSSSTAGGTTVNYSYGANGLATYQNGSATSHLYADPTTGQAVMLTTSTGTAALYINDGLGNIAGLTTDGSGPAFRESYDPYGAGTLTPGTGNGYTQNPYLFKNGLADRATGLVKFGARWYNAFTGTWTQRDTLDAPLDPQNANRYQFAGGDPINGSDPTGAISGRAALGLGNTLFGLGQAISSGNSQTIAKFAVSTVVGTLTGIACEGIAGAATGGVGAIGAAEACNVLGGAVGNATVGENPFDPPLI; encoded by the coding sequence ATGCGCGCTCTCGCGCTGGGCCTCGGGTTGGCTCTTCTCGCCGCCTTCCTGATCGCAGTCCCCGCTCCCGCTCACGCGGCTGGTGCAGCGACCGGGACGGGCGGACTTTACGTGCCAGCGACGCAGCGCATCGCGCAGTCGACCAACGGCAGCGGGGGCCTCCCGAACTCCCGGCTGACGTCGAATCACTGGTACCAGATCCCGATCGAGGGAGCCGGGTCGCTGCCGACCGACGGCATCTCCGCGGTCCAGATCACGTTCACGATCTCCGGGCAGACGTCCGCGGGTTTCATCCACGCCGATCAGGGTTCGGCGACGTCGCCCAACACCTCCACCCCGTACATGACCTACGACAGCTCGAACTCGATCGCCAACGCGGCGGTCCTCCCGGTGGGGGCGAACGGGAACATCCAGGTGCAGGTCACCTCGGCTGCGGACCTGGTCATCAACGTGCAGGGCTACTACACGGACGGTGACCCGGCTGCGGGTGGGTTCGTCGCGACGAGCGCGACCTCGGTCTTCAACTCGGGGAACACCTCTTACACGACGGGTCAGTCGACGACGTTCCAGGTCGGCGGCACCTCGCAGGTCCCCTCGGACGCGTCCGCGGTGGTGCTGAGTGTCATCGAGAGCAACCAGGGCACCGACCCCGGTTACCTCTACGCCTACCCGGCGGGCGGCGTCCGCAGCACGGGCCTGAACTGGCCGGCGGGGAAGAACATCGAGTGGACCACCGTGGTCACTCTTCCCGCGAACGGTCAGATCACTCTGTCGATGGGCTCCTCGTCCGGGGTGCGCTTGTCCGCCGCCGTGCAGGGGTACTTCGTCAAGAACAACGGGCCCGCGGTTGCGGGTGCGTTCACGCCGGGGACGGCTCGGGTGTACAACTCGCAGTCGCCGTCGCAGCCGATCGCTGCCGGCGCCACCCGGACGATCCAGGTCGCCGGCACCAACGGGGTCCCTGCCGCCGGTACCGGGATCACCGACGCCGCGGTCAACCTGTCGGTCATTTCCGGGACCAGCGCCCAGGGCCACGCACCGCTGTTCGCTTCCGACTCCACGGCGGGGACGGATGCGATCCAGTACTACGCCTCCACGACGACGACCGCGTTCTCCACGGTGAAGCTCGGTTCCGACGGGGCGGTGAAGATCACGAACGTGTCCAACGGCACGATCAACGTGATCCTCGACGTCGAGGGTTGGTACTCGCTCCTCGATAACGGGCCGACGAAGACCAACCAGACCGGTTCCCGCCCGTCGCAGACGGCGTTGACCTTCGGGGTGAGCGATCAGGTGACGGCGAAGGTCGATGTCGGCACCGGGAACCTGATGGTCTCCACCGGGGGTCTCACTTTGCCTGCGATCGGGTCGAAGACGTCGATCGGGCAGACCTACAACTCGCTCGGCTGGCAGACCGGGTACCCCTACGACCTGTCGGCGAACAACTGGACGATGGGGCTTGCGAGTCTCGGCAGCCTGTCGCAGAACGGTGCCGGGATCGTCTACACGGCCGCCGACGGCTCCACCTGGCAGTTCACGCCCGCCCTTGTCAACGGTGTGATGACGTACCAGTCGCCGCAGGGACTCCAGGCGACCCTGACGGCGGACGCGGGTTCGTACTCGATGAACTTCTGGTCGAGCAACTCCACGATCACTTTCAGCCGCAACGGTGAGGGCGGGTCGATCGTCGACCGGAACAAGAACAAGGTCAGCGTCACCTACGCCAACGACCAGCCGACCGCTGTCGTCTCGAGCGCCGGTTCCGCCGGTGCGAAGACCGCGACGGTCGCGTACGACCAGGGGTCCTTGACGACGACCGTGTCGCAGACGTCCGGGTCCTCGAACCGTCAGGTCACCTGGTCGAAGGACTCCGCCAACAACCTCACCACCTTCGTCGACGCCGCAGGCGCCACCACCACGTTCGCGTACACCGGTCACGACCTGACGTCGATCACCGGCCCGACCGGCGCGGTCACATCGTTCACCTACGACGGGGCCACCCACCGGGTCGCGCAGGTCGACCAGCAGAACACCACCGCGGGATCCCCGGGCACATCGACGACGCGCCTGAGCTACACCTCGGACACGCAGACTCTTGTTGCCGGGCCGAACACGGATACCGCGGCGACGGTCGGGTCGGTGCCGCACACGACGTACACGATCGACTCCAACGACCTCGTCACCAAGACCGTCGACCCGGTCGGTCGCACCCGCAGCAAGACGTACACGAACTCCGTCAACGGGTTCGCCCCCACCACCTCGACGGAGGGTTCCGGGTCCGGGTCGACGACGTCGACGAACACGTACGGCGCCAACGCCGGTCAGTCGCTGTCGAAGGCGCAGACGCCGGGCGGTTCGTCGTCGTCCGCGACTTATGGCTCGGCTGCCGCGAACACGCAGTACTCGGTCACTGGTTCGACTGATGACGCTGGCAACAAGTCGACCCTGGGCTATGACGGGCTTGGAAACTCGTCCTCCAACGCGGCACCTGATGGGTCGACCGCGAGCATCGTGCGCAACACCCCGAAGGTTGGCGGCGGCACCCCCAACGGCGACGGCAGCAACGACGGCCAGGTGTACTCCGCCACCGCTCCGATGCAGGCCGGCACCCAGAACAAGACCTCGTATCACTACGACGCGAATCGTCAGCTCGACACGATCACCCCGGTGACGGTCACGACGGCCAACGGGTCGGCGGGTCTTGGTGCGAACCACTTCACTTACGACCCGTTCGGTCGGGTTGCGTCCCAGTCGGATGGGAACGGGGTCACCACCTCGTACACGTACGACAACGACGACCGGCTTCTGACGACGTCGTTCTCCGATGGCACCGGGACGGTCACCGACACCTACGACGTCGCTGGCCGGAAGCTCACCGAAGCGTCCGCGACGGGCACGGTGACGAACACGTACGACCAGCTCGGGCGTCTTCTCACCACCCGGAACTCCGCCGGCGGTGACACGGAGACGTACACGTACGACAAGGCTTCGAACCAGGTGTCCTCGTCGGACTCGTTCGGCACCTACACGAACACCTATGACGACTCCAACGTCCTCGAGGTGACGAAGTACCCCAAGGCGGGCAGCTACTCCTACGTCAACTACGCCACCGACAGCCACGGTCGTCGTATCGACGAATGGCTCGGCGGGACCGCCACTTACACCGACACCAACGTCGACACCACCGGAACCAACCCGGACCCGGCAACGGTCCCGGCGACGTGGTCGGTGCGCTACCAGACGATCTACGACCAGAGCACTGGGCGGGTCAAGGAGATTAAGTCGTGGACGTCGGCTGACCCGACGCACCCGACGTTCGACACCATCTACTGCCACGCGGACTCGACCGTCACCGGCAACACTGACCCCACCAACTGCAGCACCAACCCGCTCTACGACCGCGAGAAAATCCAGTCCGCGTTCGATGTCCTCGGGCAGCAGACCACCGTCTACTCCTACGACACGAGCGGCCGGATCGTCCGGGTCAAGCAGACCGGTGGCAACGCCGGGAACACCGACTGGCAGTACTCCTACGACAAAAACGGCAACCGCACGGCCACGACGACCAACGGTACCCAGAACCAGACGTTGACCTACAACGAGGCCAACCAGCTCACGGTGGCCGGGTTCACCTACGACGCCAACGGGAACCTCCTCGCCGGCAAAACTGCCGACGGGACGGGGACGGCGACGTACACCTACAACGGGGCGAACCAGATGACCTCCGCGACCATCAACGGCACCAAAACCACCTACACCTACGCCGGATCCGCACAGAACGCGCTCCTGTCGTCCTCGACCGCCGGCGGCACCACGGTCAACTACAGCTACGGCGCCAACGGGCTCGCGACCTACCAGAACGGGTCCGCGACTTCCCACCTGTACGCCGACCCGACGACGGGGCAGGCGGTCATGCTGACCACCTCCACCGGCACCGCAGCGCTCTACATCAACGACGGCCTCGGCAACATCGCCGGCCTCACCACCGACGGATCCGGACCCGCATTCCGGGAATCCTACGACCCCTACGGCGCCGGAACACTCACCCCTGGTACCGGGAATGGGTACACACAGAACCCGTACCTCTTCAAGAACGGCCTGGCAGACCGGGCAACCGGGCTGGTGAAGTTCGGAGCACGCTGGTACAACGCCTTCACCGGCACCTGGACCCAGAGGGACACCCTTGACGCACCCCTTGACCCTCAAAATGCCAACCGGTATCAGTTTGCGGGTGGCGACCCCATTAACGGTTCCGATCCGACTGGAGCAATCAGTGGTCGTGCTGCTCTTGGTCTTGGCAACACCCTCTTCGGGCTGGGGCAGGCGATCAGCTCTGGAAATTCCCAGACCATCGCAAAGTTCGCAGTAAGTACGGTCGTTGGTACGCTTACCGGAATAGCTTGCGAGGGTATTGCCGGAGCCGCAACCGGCGGCGTCGGTGCTATCGGGGCTGCTGAGGCATGCAACGTCCTCGGCGGCGCTGTCGGTAACGCTACGGTCGGTGAAAACCCCTTCGACCCGCCGCTCATCTGA
- the rbsD gene encoding D-ribose pyranase, translating to MRTTAGIIHPQLSRVLSEFGHTDGLVVADAGLPIPTGVERVDLAWRPGEPSFVGTLSAVLDEFVVERAVASAEMADESPEQLETLRTRLAESGVELELVPHTDFKALTHSARAVVRTGEYTPYSNVMLFSAAPF from the coding sequence GTGAGGACCACCGCCGGGATCATCCACCCGCAGCTCTCGCGCGTGCTCAGCGAGTTCGGTCACACCGACGGCCTCGTGGTCGCGGACGCCGGCCTGCCCATCCCGACGGGGGTCGAGCGCGTCGACCTGGCCTGGCGTCCGGGGGAGCCGAGCTTCGTTGGGACGCTGTCGGCCGTCCTCGACGAGTTCGTCGTCGAACGTGCCGTGGCGTCGGCCGAGATGGCCGACGAGAGCCCCGAGCAGCTCGAGACCCTGCGGACGCGGCTGGCGGAGTCCGGTGTGGAGCTCGAACTGGTGCCCCACACCGATTTCAAGGCCCTCACGCACTCGGCCCGCGCCGTCGTGCGCACCGGCGAGTACACGCCCTACTCGAACGTGATGCTGTTCTCGGCGGCGCCGTTCTGA
- a CDS encoding NAD-dependent epimerase/dehydratase family protein, translating to MKIVITGAHGKVGRAATQALLDAGHDVLAVDLTRPGFERKPEGSAAYQMADLTDAGQAYAVVRGADVVVHVAAIPEPTGNPPQVVFQTNLMATFNVLEAAVRFGVKRFVNISSETVPGFFFPERPFLPDYAPVDEEHPVHPQDPYALSKTFGEQLMNAAVERSDIKVISIRPSWVQNEDNYEQNLGPQIRDASVLSPNLWSYIDVYDLADSIVLAAESDLPGHEVFYIASPDNVGGHDFAAVLKQYYGDKIELRPLDRVDASGISTAKAQRVLGWTPKRSWRDYLDADGHKK from the coding sequence ATGAAGATCGTCATCACCGGAGCCCACGGGAAAGTCGGCCGCGCCGCGACCCAGGCCCTCCTCGACGCGGGGCACGACGTCCTCGCCGTCGACCTGACCCGCCCGGGCTTCGAGCGCAAGCCCGAGGGATCCGCCGCGTACCAGATGGCGGACCTCACCGACGCCGGGCAGGCGTACGCGGTCGTCCGCGGGGCCGACGTCGTCGTGCACGTCGCCGCGATCCCGGAGCCCACCGGGAACCCGCCGCAGGTCGTCTTCCAGACGAACCTCATGGCCACGTTCAACGTGCTCGAGGCGGCCGTCCGCTTCGGCGTGAAGCGGTTCGTCAACATCTCCAGCGAGACGGTGCCCGGCTTCTTCTTCCCCGAGCGCCCCTTCCTCCCCGACTACGCCCCGGTCGACGAGGAGCACCCCGTGCACCCGCAGGACCCGTACGCGCTGTCGAAGACCTTCGGCGAGCAGCTGATGAACGCGGCTGTCGAGAGGTCCGACATCAAGGTCATCTCGATCCGCCCGAGCTGGGTCCAGAACGAGGACAACTACGAGCAGAACCTCGGCCCGCAGATCCGCGACGCCAGCGTCCTCAGCCCCAACCTCTGGAGCTACATCGACGTCTACGACCTCGCCGACTCCATCGTGCTCGCCGCCGAGTCGGACCTCCCCGGCCACGAGGTCTTCTACATCGCCTCGCCCGACAACGTCGGCGGCCACGACTTCGCCGCCGTGCTCAAGCAGTACTACGGCGACAAGATCGAACTGCGCCCGCTCGACCGGGTCGACGCCTCCGGCATCTCGACCGCGAAGGCGCAGCGCGTCCTCGGCTGGACGCCGAAGCGCTCGTGGCGCGACTACCTCGACGCCGACGGCCACAAGAAGTGA
- a CDS encoding ABC transporter permease — translation MSIEGVTVKNDTAVVSPGAATAPKTAGSKSTPPGPAQPTTSSRLRAGLMRVVRARESTLAAVVILLVIYLTFASPYFLTVGNLTVIGRQIALALIISTGMTFVILIGGIDLSVGSVVALVSVLSGEFMVTIGFPPVLAVVLALVAGAAIGLVNGLINAYVGIPSFVVTLGMLAVARGLALGITSGSTISGFPAGFLNLGQGNLLGVPIPVWVAVVIALGAHVVLTRTTFGRHVFFLGSNEEAAKLSGIRVRRVKIAVFVISASLASISGILETARLSVGQPSAGSGYELLAIGAAVIGGASLFGGVGGILGTALGTTLLLLIQNALILLGISAYWQQVFSGVIIVAAVALNMWRKRR, via the coding sequence ATGAGCATCGAAGGAGTCACCGTGAAGAACGACACCGCCGTCGTCAGCCCCGGCGCGGCCACCGCACCGAAGACCGCAGGATCGAAGTCCACCCCGCCCGGCCCCGCGCAGCCGACCACGTCGTCGCGGCTCCGCGCCGGCCTGATGCGCGTCGTCCGGGCGCGGGAGTCGACGCTCGCCGCCGTCGTCATCCTGCTCGTCATCTACCTGACGTTCGCGTCGCCGTACTTCCTCACCGTCGGCAACCTCACCGTCATCGGCCGCCAGATCGCGCTCGCGCTCATCATCAGCACGGGCATGACCTTCGTCATCCTCATCGGCGGCATCGACCTCTCCGTCGGCTCCGTCGTCGCCCTCGTGAGCGTCCTGTCGGGCGAGTTCATGGTGACGATCGGGTTCCCGCCGGTGCTCGCCGTCGTCCTCGCGCTCGTCGCGGGAGCCGCGATCGGGCTCGTCAACGGCCTCATCAACGCCTACGTCGGGATACCGTCCTTCGTGGTGACGCTCGGCATGCTCGCCGTCGCGCGCGGCCTCGCCCTCGGCATCACCAGCGGATCCACCATCAGCGGCTTCCCCGCCGGCTTCCTGAACCTCGGCCAGGGCAACCTGCTCGGGGTGCCGATCCCGGTGTGGGTCGCCGTCGTCATCGCGCTCGGCGCCCACGTGGTCCTCACCCGCACCACCTTCGGGCGGCACGTGTTCTTCCTCGGCTCGAACGAGGAGGCCGCGAAGCTCTCCGGCATCCGGGTGCGCCGCGTCAAGATCGCGGTGTTCGTCATCTCGGCGTCGCTGGCATCGATCTCGGGCATCCTCGAGACCGCCCGACTCAGCGTCGGGCAGCCGTCCGCAGGATCCGGCTACGAACTCCTCGCGATCGGCGCGGCCGTCATCGGCGGCGCGAGCCTCTTCGGCGGAGTCGGCGGCATCCTCGGCACCGCGCTCGGCACGACGCTCCTCCTCCTGATCCAGAACGCCCTCATCCTGCTCGGCATCTCCGCCTACTGGCAGCAGGTCTTCTCCGGCGTCATCATCGTCGCCGCCGTCGCCCTGAACATGTGGCGAAAGCGCCGCTGA
- a CDS encoding sugar ABC transporter ATP-binding protein — protein MTDTPLVAMRGVTKRYPGVTALKDVSLAVRRGEVMALVGENGAGKSTLLKILAGAQRADEGTIEVDGRPLDIQRPRDSQDAGIAVIYQELNLADDLSVAENIYVGREPKTRWGTVDFRAMERGSKELLDGLGIDVSPKTIVGDLNIALRQMVEIAKALLVQARVVVMDEPTSSLTEEEVDTLLALVRRLRASGVSVIYVSHRMREIAEIADRITVMRDGAVVGVRDAHDTTPGDIVQMMVGRELDDLYGTREVQVPISEHPALEVRNLGSGALLHDVSFHVDPGEIVVLAGLIGAGRSDAALAVFGAQARKAGTVHLGGREVALRTPSDAIAAGIGFVPEDRKSQGLFLGLPVRENISSASLASISRMGFVALSKDHRLAYHHAKQLNLRASAVDVAAGTLSGGNQQKVVLARWLARNPRVLILDEPTRGVDVGAKAEIYHLIRTIAAEGVAVLVISSELSEVLGLADRVVVLREGYGVGEIRGSEATEKKIMALATGVEEQIS, from the coding sequence ATGACTGACACACCACTCGTCGCCATGCGCGGCGTCACGAAGCGCTACCCCGGCGTGACCGCCCTGAAGGACGTCTCCCTCGCGGTCCGCCGCGGCGAGGTGATGGCCCTGGTGGGCGAGAACGGAGCCGGCAAGAGCACGCTCCTGAAGATCCTCGCCGGTGCGCAGCGCGCCGACGAGGGCACCATCGAGGTCGACGGACGCCCCCTCGACATCCAGCGCCCCCGCGACTCGCAGGACGCCGGGATCGCCGTCATCTACCAGGAGCTGAACCTCGCCGACGACCTCAGCGTCGCCGAGAACATCTACGTCGGCCGCGAGCCGAAGACGCGCTGGGGGACCGTCGACTTCCGCGCCATGGAGCGAGGCTCCAAGGAGCTCCTCGACGGCCTCGGCATCGACGTGTCGCCGAAGACGATCGTGGGCGACCTCAACATCGCCCTCCGGCAGATGGTGGAGATCGCGAAGGCGCTGCTCGTCCAGGCCCGCGTCGTCGTCATGGACGAGCCCACCTCGTCGCTCACGGAGGAGGAGGTGGACACCCTGCTCGCGCTGGTCCGTCGCCTCCGGGCCTCCGGCGTGAGCGTCATCTACGTGTCGCATCGGATGCGCGAGATCGCCGAGATCGCCGACCGCATCACCGTGATGCGCGACGGCGCCGTCGTCGGCGTCCGCGACGCCCACGACACGACGCCCGGCGATATCGTCCAGATGATGGTCGGGCGCGAGCTCGACGACCTGTACGGGACGCGCGAGGTCCAGGTGCCGATCTCCGAGCATCCTGCCCTCGAGGTGCGGAACCTCGGGTCGGGAGCGCTGCTCCACGACGTCAGCTTCCACGTCGACCCGGGCGAGATCGTCGTGCTGGCGGGCCTGATCGGGGCCGGGCGCAGCGACGCCGCCCTCGCCGTCTTCGGCGCGCAGGCGCGGAAGGCCGGCACCGTGCACCTGGGTGGCCGCGAGGTCGCCCTGCGCACCCCGTCCGACGCCATCGCGGCGGGCATCGGCTTCGTCCCCGAGGACCGGAAGAGCCAGGGCCTGTTCCTGGGGCTGCCGGTCCGCGAGAACATCTCGTCGGCCTCGCTCGCCTCGATCAGCAGGATGGGGTTCGTCGCCCTCAGCAAGGACCACCGCCTCGCCTACCACCACGCGAAGCAGCTCAACCTGCGCGCCAGCGCGGTCGACGTGGCGGCCGGCACGCTGAGCGGCGGCAACCAGCAGAAGGTCGTCCTGGCCCGCTGGCTCGCCAGGAACCCCCGGGTCCTGATCCTCGACGAGCCGACGCGCGGCGTCGACGTCGGTGCCAAGGCCGAGATCTACCACCTGATCCGCACCATCGCCGCCGAGGGGGTGGCCGTCCTCGTCATCTCCTCGGAGCTCTCCGAGGTGCTCGGCCTCGCCGACCGCGTCGTCGTCCTCCGCGAGGGGTACGGCGTCGGCGAGATCCGCGGGTCGGAAGCCACCGAGAAGAAGATCATGGCCCTCGCCACCGGGGTCGAGGAGCAGATTTCATGA